TTCCCGGCTTCCTCACAGACATCGAGCATCGCTTGCCAACCAGGAAGACAAAACCCCGCAAAGGATTGCCCGGTAAGGGGGTGTTGCTCGTTAAGCCGCGCTTTAGGCCAGAAACCATCCACCACACGCTCGACTTTGCCTGTGGTTATATCGACTCCCGCGACCAAATTTCCGTAAGCCCCCATATGGAAATTATCTACGGTATTCGGTGGGACTGCGATCTTCCATGCTGCCGCAACCGGAAAAACACCCTCCGGGCCATTCAAGCAAATCAGGCGTATTCCACTGATCGCAGGCCATCCAGTCAATTTTTCGATTTCCGGTGCGTTACGCAAAATCTGCTGAAAAAGGAAACCACATTCCGGGCGGTGGTAACGCCGATCGACGGTCTCATGGAGACGCCGCACGAACGTGGGCAGCGGAATCGTACGATCACCAGCCAGTTGCAGAGTATCATCCTCCCGCCGATAACCGAGTAAGGCCAGCGCCCCTTCGCCTTGCTGCGAATAGGCAGGTTTGGCATAGATAGGATATTCGGCCTCCTCGCGCAAGAACTCCGCCGCCGACTCCAAAGTCGAAAGCTTTCGGCATCCCGGGAGCACTAGCTTTTTTGCGGGATGAAAATAAGCAATGATCGGCGCCAAAGGAAGACCGGCAGCTTGCGCGAGCTGGTGAAAAACCAGCTTGTCCCACGCGGGTAAAACCGCATGACGTGGGTTCAACGCAAAATTGAAAGGATCCTGCAATCGCCAGCCGAGAAAATCTGCTTGCCCTTCCCCCGACAAGTAATTTTCATCGTATAGCCTGAACCAATAGTAGTCGGTAATGCCGCATTGACCACCGGCATGTTTCAGCGCCCGTATTTCGCGCGCTTGGCTCAGCAAGCTCTTTCCAGTCTGCTTCTCAGCCAGGGATACCCATTCGCGGTATTCCTTCAGCCGCGCAAACAGATCATCGATACGCATAACGCAAAAATAAACGAAAAACGGCCCCGCAGGGCCGTTTTTCTTGAAGAGCACAAAAACTTGCTTTACGCGTTTCTGCGACGACGCAGACCGGCCAGCCCAAAGAGGCCGAGACCAACCAGCGCCAATGAAGCAGGTTCTGGAACTTCACGGATGCGCATGAATATGCTCAGATCACTCGTTACGCCTTCAGCCGTCCAGACAGTACACGCCGGTCCAGAACAAGGGTAATTTGTCACCGAGTTATTAAATTCATCGATTTTGAATTCTGCATAATAGGTCTTGCCACCATCGACGAAAGTAATTGGGGCGAGGCCGCTGCCCGGAAAATTGAATAAGTCATCGCAAATACTACCATTCGGATTCCCCAATGGGCAAGATCCCACATTCAAGGTTTCCGTGAAAGTGATCGGTATGCCATTAGGATCGATATGAGATCCGATATAAAGCTCAGAGTATATCAGCGCACTCGCCAAAGTCGCTGCAGCGGCATTGATTGCACTATTCTTATGATATAGGGTTGATATTTTTTCCCAAGGACCAAAGGTGATAGGATCAAAGCCTGTCGACACCATCCCAGACCACCCTAATACTCGCAATCCACTATAGATTTGATCGCTATTACCTGTGACCGCAAAAGGATCAAAGCCGACATTCCCAAGTCCTTGGTTCGTCGAGGCATACGACCACGCAATAGTATCGTAAGTCCCGGCCGGCGGAGTCACACCCGATGGATGCTCATACCATACGATATCATCGTGAGTATTGCCATTACCGCCGCCAGTACTAAAGAGCCATGCATCACTCACATCTAAGCCACTATGCTCTTGATAGGAGAGAGTCGTCGTAGCAGAAGCCTGCATAGAACCGATTGCCAAGACCCCAAACAACGCAGTTGCGAAGGTCTTACGTAGGAACTTTGATTTCATTTGATTACTCCTGACCGTGTTGGGATACCAAACATCAATTATCTTACTGCTCAAGCATATGTAGCAATACACGTGCCAGAATAACAACGATTTGATTTTAAATAACTTTATCCTGATGCGCCACCCACCACGGGAATGGCTGTAAAAAATATCGACAGCCATTCATACTGCTAATCTTTCGAAAGATAATTGAATTTTCTTTCATAATCTATTGTTTTTGCGTATGAAAACGAATCGTAGGGTAATACGTGGATCGTCACAGCCCTGTCAATAGGAATCCTGGTAGCGAGATGTCGTTGTAGCCGATCGGTCAGCACATCCGAGTCAACGTCGACTCCGGCTCTTGCCTGAACTTCCCAGCGAAGAACGTCATCATTAGGGGTGAGGCAATGCGCTCCAGTCAATCGCCTCGCAACTGTATGATCTTCATAAAGTATCTCTTTGAACAGATCGACATGTCCCCCGCCGGGCAACCGATCCTTCGCGCGCCCATGTAAAGCGATCATCGGCAACGAGGGAAGCGTCAAATCGGGGGCCAAGGCGGCCACCCGCTGGCGGTCGATGAATTGCATGCGGTCCCCGGTCGCGTAGCGCATCAATGGCACGGGAGCCTTTTCGTCCATCACCGTCACGACCAGATCGCCCACCCCATGCTCATCTGGGTCGATCACCTCGACGAATGACCGCAAGGGATTGAAAACCATGAAAGTCGGTGCTGGCAAGACGGCATTGTCCTGTCCTGTCAATTTTTTCGACAGTTCTGGATCGCGGCTGCAGGCGCGGCGCAAGGCGACGGTCTCGCGCGTTTCGTTGAAGAGGTTCAAACCAAGTTCTCCGACCCCCATCGAGCTACCGATCAAGCCGCTGGCCGGATCATCGGGATCGATACTAAGCACCACGGCGAGATAGTCGCGGAAGGTTTCGGGAAATGTTTCCTCACCCACGATGACGTGGATGCGGAAGCGGCGCCAGTCGAGTCCGATGTCTTGCGAATAGTCGCAGAGTTTTTTCAGAAACAACGGATCGCCACACAATACGATCTGCTCGAAAAGTGGGCCAGCCTTATCGACGATCGCGCAGGCCATGTCCTCACGAACGCTGACATTGGCGATGCAGACGAGATTGGAAGCGAAAGTGACGCCCATCGGCAGGCAGTTGACCAGTAGGGTACGGCGGCTATCGACGTCAAAAGCCAGATCGAGGCCGATATCGATCAGCCGTGCCGCATCACGCAATTGCTTTCTGCTGCTGATGCCAAAGGCAAAACCATTCCCGCCATGCCCAGAACTAGTGATGATCGAGGCGAGGTCATCCAGTCGCACATCCTCGGCAATCAATTCTGCGATCGGGAAACGCCGGAATGTGTTGGTCTTGTCGAGCACCGGGCAGTGGCGGACGAAATCCTCGACCGTCTTGATCTTGGTAGGATCGATACCGGCCTCGGCGAGCAAGACACGATATGCTGGAGAAACTCGGGCGGCCCGGCGAAAAGCCGGCAACAACCATTTTCGTCCAGAACGAATCAGGGTGTCAGCGTCGGCTTTGGCGAGCCTGGCCCTGATCAGGCGACGTTCGATGGCAGCGAAAATGGCTTGCATGCGCAGCAGCGCTCCGC
This genomic interval from Sulfuricystis multivorans contains the following:
- a CDS encoding sugar-transfer associated ATP-grasp domain-containing protein, which codes for MLFKKNGPAGPFFVYFCVMRIDDLFARLKEYREWVSLAEKQTGKSLLSQAREIRALKHAGGQCGITDYYWFRLYDENYLSGEGQADFLGWRLQDPFNFALNPRHAVLPAWDKLVFHQLAQAAGLPLAPIIAYFHPAKKLVLPGCRKLSTLESAAEFLREEAEYPIYAKPAYSQQGEGALALLGYRREDDTLQLAGDRTIPLPTFVRRLHETVDRRYHRPECGFLFQQILRNAPEIEKLTGWPAISGIRLICLNGPEGVFPVAAAWKIAVPPNTVDNFHMGAYGNLVAGVDITTGKVERVVDGFWPKARLNEQHPLTGQSFAGFCLPGWQAMLDVCEEAGKVFPLMKVHHWDFALTDRGPVILELNDMGGTQIVQLHGRGLLKRETREFLKRHADRQVHRWVNDL
- a CDS encoding THxN family PEP-CTERM protein, producing the protein MAVDIFYSHSRGGWRIRIKLFKIKSLLFWHVYCYICLSSKIIDVWYPNTVRSNQMKSKFLRKTFATALFGVLAIGSMQASATTTLSYQEHSGLDVSDAWLFSTGGGNGNTHDDIVWYEHPSGVTPPAGTYDTIAWSYASTNQGLGNVGFDPFAVTGNSDQIYSGLRVLGWSGMVSTGFDPITFGPWEKISTLYHKNSAINAAAATLASALIYSELYIGSHIDPNGIPITFTETLNVGSCPLGNPNGSICDDLFNFPGSGLAPITFVDGGKTYYAEFKIDEFNNSVTNYPCSGPACTVWTAEGVTSDLSIFMRIREVPEPASLALVGLGLFGLAGLRRRRNA